TTCAGACTTAGTGGTTAAGCTGGAAGTGGAATTTGCAAGCCAGCAGCCTGTGTTCAGGTAAACAGAGCTGCTGACTGGTTTTGATATGCTAACCATAACTGTAAGGAGTCTTGGGGAAGGAGATAAGTGTCTCTTCCAGAATATTGCATCTTGAGTTTATGATTAAAATGTATAAGTTTGCAACAGGTTTGTAAAATATGTTACTGTCCCTTCCACATTTCCTTTTAGGGTGTAACTGCTACTGAAGTAAAGATTTGAAAGGAGGCCTGATGACAACAAAAGCAAACTTCCCTGTGACAGCAGGATCTGTAGTTGTCCCTTATGGTCATGTAATTGGAAATGAGAAGTGGAGAGGGTCAGAGGTAGCCCAAAGGCTACAAGGTAAGCACACACAAATTGGAAGAGGACAAACAGTTCtggcaaagcattgccagtaGTGTTAAGAATGGCTGGAATATGCATTAATCTGTGCCTGACTGGTCCCAGATTTGTGGTACGTTTTTTTTACCAGGCTGAAGAATCCTGTGATGTATCTGTGTGATCAGCTCTGTCATGTGCTCATGGGTGCAGAGCActgaagagaagcagcagaatcTGCTGTTGTGGGGCTTTGTGGTTGTGCATCTCCATTGGACATGGATACTGAACCTGTGCTGTCATCTCTTGGCACAGCAAACTAAACCAGGATGATCCTCCCAGAACAATGTGTGATATTTTTGTTCAAGCTCAGAGTTTACTGAGCAGCTACAGCACTTACAGATCTGGAGTGCTATTAATTGGCATTACCAAAGTACATCACACAGTGCTTTGGATTGTTTGTCTCAGTTTTACTTAAGGAGAAGAAAGGCTTTTACAGAATATAAAGTTCATTGTGAGGTCAGTAGGATTATTGACACATCAGGAAGGTTGTGCTGTGCACTAATTGTTATAGTAGTTGTATAGTATATATACTATAAATatactatataaaaatatagtatatatttcaaattatatatactttttatatatatgttatatattagtagatatttgtatttatagtgtatatatataactatagtatataatttttttagttattgttatatatatatctatatatcaataattgtttgtttttaaccactgtattttttcttacaacAATCTCACCTTAAGGGAAAGTCAGACTCATCTTTGAAGATGGCTTGGGACTGGTGGACTTTCATCTTTCCAATAGAACttgcattttatatatttctgaagCAGATTTGGTTGCAGGGGATGAATTCAAACGAAGATTGGTGAGGTTTAGAAATGTAAGTGCTAAATAAAAAGGTTTCAATTGATATTTGTTTATTCTGTCCTTCTGAAAACATTCTCCTTGTGTTATTTTTACATTCTAGCTAAACTTTTAAGATAGTTTCCACCTGAAAACTGAATAATTCTGAAGCTGTGTGATGGTGCTTCGTTAAACCTCAGTAATGCTGCTGCaacttctgttcttcctctgaTTTGCTGTCAGGCAGCTCATACTTGAAAGAATTTCACTCTGTTATGTTGCATCAGCTTGTCATTAACAGggtcttttcttcttttttccctttcaataCAGGCCAGCAATCTCAGGGGACTTGTAATTGTAGAGAAAACCCAAATAAGTGATCAGTACTTCTCAGCAGTACAAAAACTGGTTGTACTTGAACTTGGAATGGTGTTGCTTCCTGTGGCAAATCAAGGAGAAGCTGCTCAGCTCATTGTTCAGCTGGTGAGTGTCTGTGTTAGTgggcaaatatttttaaaatgtgggaCACGTGGGAAAGCTCTCCATCTGGGATAGCTGGGATCTTAAAGGAGCACAACATTTGAATGTAGGGAATAAATCCCCTGCAACAGTGATATGGGAGTATAGCTCAGTGGGAAGAGGGCTCCTGTGGGaacaaaaaacaaggaaaaaaggttGAACAATATGATCCTGGATTTTTTTCGTGTGATCTTGCACCGAGGTACCACTAGATAGCATTAGGCAACCTCACTTAAGTTCTCTGTCAAAATCAACTTGAGATTTTGCTTTCTCTAAGGCTAAGGAAATTGTTCTTATATCGTTTACCCTTTCTCTGCATCAAAAGGATGACAAAAATCATTGTTTTCATTAAGAAACCGTTCCCTAGTGAGACTTTGTGGAACTGCATCAAAGTCAGGGCACGCACAGAAGCAGGGAGCTCGTTTCTGAAACTTCCCGGTGATTGCACTGACCTGCTTTGCCATGAAAGAACCAGCTTTaaaggctgagagcagagctcctgctcgGGTGGCTCACGGCTGTGTTTGGCTGCAGGTGCGGGAGCAGAGCCGGGATCAGGGCACCAACCCCTTCCTGCGCAAGCAGCGACCTCAGCTGGCAGAGCCAGCGCTGTTCCAGACCGCGCAGCACATCCCGGGAGTCgggaaaacaaaagctctgCTTCTACTGCAGCACTTTGGGAGCATCCACCGCCTTTGTAACGCGTCCATCAGCGAGCTGGAGCAAGTGGTCggacaaacagcagcacaacaaATTCATACCTTTCTCTGTTCCTGACACGCTATTTTGCAAAGACAGACTTtttgtatgggttttttttcttgtgaataataaaattttggttttaataatcACGTGTTATGGTAGTTTTTATAATCATGGCTGGCAACTACTGGAGGGTGCTAACTAATTGTTACAAATattcctctgctctgagcaagAACGTAAGGCACACACTAATTTCCCTGCAAGTTGGCTACCACTCAGTGTAGAATGAGTCTTTAGTTAGctgacagaaaagagagaagtttTGACTTGAATTGAGTGTTTTTAACAAGACCCTCGCCCCACCCTTTCCCCAAGGACTGTGATgatgggaggaggaaggcagtTAATAATGCAGCTAAGAGGGAAAATATCTGCAAGAGGACTGGAACAGTGGGTTGAGAGAAATGAAGAGCTGGAAGGGGCATTCAGGTGAATTTGCTAAAGAGTTTGTTACTTGGAGAGCCATTTCAGCCCCACAGGCAAAGTGGATCTCTTGTGTATGGAATATCAGTATCTGCCCACTGGTGCTTGGGTGTGTAAAAGCAGCCCAACTACAAATACATGGGAAAGAGTATTAAGTTTTTTATGTAACCTTTATAGGGAAACtctagaaatatatttatactcTTTATAAGGAAGCCAGTTTTAAACTCTTAAGTTCTTGTACTGTCCAATATAAACTTTTAAGAGAGTTTCTTAGATATTTGTAAGCAACATCACAGAAACACACGAGGCACAGCAACAGTAAATAGCAAAAACCTGTAAATTATGCTGTATCATTCAAGCCATAGCAGAATCAAAAAGCTACTACTAAGTGACAGcatctgatttttattcttaaataaatGTCATCGAGATATTTACACCTACTAcataagaaactaaaaataaatgacagctTTCAAGTTTACACCAAGATGCAAAGTCTCCTTATTTAAGTTTTGAGTATCAAACAGCATATATCTACTCTGTAGATGGCAATGGTAACTAACACTACAGTGTTAGcaattttcagttaatttagAAAATAGAAGAATCTCAAAGAAATGCTCACCAGTTGTCTTTGTCTCCCTCCTTACTATAGATGTATAGCTGCTCATGAATTTTTCCAAGGGCAGAAGGATTTGACATGatagtaaataaatattctgcCACTTGCACAAGCACTCTTTTCCTCATCACTGCAATTTATATACTCTTGATTAATATACTATAATATGTCCATTTTGAGATTTGTTTCACAGCTAATTCATTTTATCAAGACTAATAAGACACAAGTCTCAAGGTAAGTAGGTTAAATAATGTCATTTGGAATCAAGCCTGTTTTTAACAATTGCATCAGCAGGCATTTAAAATGTAACCTAGAAAAAGAGCAGTGTACAGGCCTTGTGGAgttcagaagatattttaaattttaaacctTCTAATTCTCTTCCAGAATTAAATTACCTATTCAGCAGAACACACCTAGTACCAAGTGTCTGCATAAAAACCACAATGCTGTGACACCACCCCTTGGCACAAGGTTAGTTTCTCTGAATAACATTATTCTCTCTCATTTGTGGTTTAAGATTAAAGTAGTGTGAAGCGACCTATTATTGACTCTAAACTTTAAGAGCAAATCATCCTTTAAAGTGTCCCCTATTGTTTTGCATGCAGCATCAAGTCTGTAATAAATAACTCCCATCTAGCCTAGTCATAAAAAATTAGTCATgataaactgtattttgaaattccAAAGGAATCCAGTCCTCATGTAAGCAATTCTATCCTCTACATCTTGTTATTGCATACCTCCCAAACCACTTCATTCTGACCTTCAAATACTTCAGTTTTACAGTCTTTGCCAGGCTCTGACCTTCATCAGTGTCTCAATGCACAGGCAAATGAAGTCCAACGGTATTTGTCTGAgtttatacacacatatataaagataaaattgatttttataaagataaaattgatttttataaagataaaattgatttttatatacattttaaacagaagCGTCACGTTAACAGATCCTTCCGGAAGATTCAGTACAACGAACTTTCCGTGTTCAGAAGTGTGAAGGGTAAAAGCTTCTTCTTAGTCTGAGAACTTCCAGCCACAGCTGAAGGCAGGCAGAGGGTGCTTGCagctttctgtctgtttttagTTCCCCAACTTAGAAAAGGGAGTTTCAGCGGGGCTTTCTTGGTCTGATCGATTTTATCCTCGTCCATGGCTAAGCAGATTAAAGAGTAGGTCTTCTGCATTCCCACAGAGTAAGTTGCACTCTTGCTATGCTGtaggaaaaagagaagcattGTAAGAACCGGTCCCCCAAACTGGGTCAGAATTTGCCAGTAACAAAAGGTTACTGTGCAGGCAGCTTTGCAGGGCAGCTTTCTGGGCTAATGACATTGCTGAgcccttggcagtgctgtgccccGGGGTTTGGCACACGGACACCCAAGGGTAtcctctgcacagcagaaaGGAACTTGGGAATCTTTCCATGGGTCGTTAAGCATTTAGTGCTTCTAGGGtaactatatattatatatccCTGGCCTCTCTACCAAGCTGAAGTATGTAGTTCTTGCACAAATCTGAAGGGGAATGTTTTGCTGTCTCTGGACAGGTTCCATGGTGATCCCAACTAGGACAACAAGAGCTGCTGTAGGACATTCTTTTGGGACACCTGAAAGGCACAGCCTTCTGTACCTTATCTTAGCTGTGCCCTGGAGTAATCTGATTATATCCCAgccttttgtttccagtttgcAGCTTGGAATGGCAGGTGTGTAATTCCTTATTTTCAGTAAGGAAAATCAACTTCTTAAAGTAAGAAAACCTAACAGCAGTAAGGGCACCTTGGGGGCTTCTAAGGCAACACTACTTCAGTGCCTGGGTTTGCCAGGGAATGTCAGGAGCATGAAGTAGTGGATTTAGCTGAACTACAGGTTCTTTCACACATCAACTAAGTTATTTAGagcttaacatttttaaatcttgtgATGACCTTCCCTCAGCCTAAAGCTTCTACAGCAGTTTAGTAACTGACTAGACAGTTAAAGtcctccaaaataaaaaatacctacATTAGTCCATGATCTAATACACAACTCACAGATCCTTTATGTTAACAGTGCATAGAAAATAAACATGTGGTCTTGGATGTTCTATTTCATCCATAATTGTTTCCTTGTGGTTTTTCCAGTGCTGAACAAGGTAATACTTTCATCCTCCAGGACAAGTTGGAGGAACTGAACTATGCCTTGAAATTTGTAATGCAATTAATCTTGAGTAGCTTCactacaaaaaaccccaccacccaACCATTCTTATGCACACAGACTACTTTGCCTTGCCAAGGCACAATGATTTAAACAGATTGTTTAAAACTGAACACTTGCCTGAAGGCTTTAAATATTTCCTAGCAGAGTGGGATATCTGACTACATGAAAGTAAACGTTAATCAGGGACTGAAGGCAGGCaagtaaaaaaacctcacatCTCCAGTCTGCAAAACATGACATACCAAAGATGCTGCTGTATCCTGGCAACTGATAACCTTAATCTCCAGGGCCTGCTCTCCCACACTCCTCAGTTTTTCCAGCACCTCATTCACTCCGAGCCACTTGCAATCCACGCCACCGACTGAAACAATGTAGTCACCTTCTTTCAGGCCCATCGACTGTCAAAACATTGTGCACAGGTTATTGTCTTGAATTTTGAGATGCATAAAACGTTTTTGTCATCATACAGTACCTGCCCTAAAGGCATTGCCCTCTTAGATGCTACAAACCCGTTGTCTAGCCAGACATGTGCAACTTTTCCAAGTACACAAACTACCTATTGAGTTAGCATCGATAAATGTGATTCTGGTATACTCAAATGTTGGCTCTTTTTACatcctttttgcttttctccttaaGGAAATGAACCCTGGTTGTTGCTACCCTGTCGCTGCCCATGAGATATTTTCTGCCCTGTTTGcttcttcattattttcatttgtccTTCTGTGGTTGCTTCTGCCTTTTCTAGAGCTAAACTGTGCTCATCACTCCATGCTGCTTTATCCCTTTGGATTTTCCCCTGAAAGAACAACAGGTTACAAGCcaataaaatgttctttcttctctttctttgggCATATGCTaccttgccttcccttcctgatcctgatccttattcttgttgctatttttaaagcatttatcCCTTTAACTTCCTGAATTAAACAGGGAGTAACAATGGCTTTTATTATTTGTGACTTTTTAACTACTAAGAgtaaacagaggaagaaatcaaCTCTAGTTTCATGTGATGTCAGGGATACCCAAACTTAATCTACAGTGTATATAGCACAGAAAATGTGTTGAGATGACATGAATTGACTATTCTAGTGTATAGAACTCAATAAATACTCCACACACCAGTATGAACAAGCTAAAGTTACATTTAAGGCGTATGGCTATGGCAGAGTCTGCACAGAAACTGTTAATATTGCCCCAGGGTACTTACTGCTGCAGGACAAACTGGATCCAGACAATAAATCTGTACTGGTGAACCCCCTTTGAGATGGAATCCgagctctcctgctccctgggggATGCAAATGGTGCGTGGGGCCGTCCACCTCTGCTTGGCTGAGAACACTGTCAGGGGGCCCTGCAGGGAacacagcaggcacagcacgTTCACTGCCAGTCCTAAGGAAGCATTTCTATTAAGTTATAACgctttaaagctcatcttgcACAGAGTTTACTCGTGTTAACTTCCAGCTACTCCCCCTGAAGTGCTCAGTCCTGCTTTATGGCTGTTCAGGTGCTACTCCAAACAGAGTGGGATAAACACAACGGCCAAGCTGTTCCAGGATCTCTGAGGTGTGCAGAATCTTTTGGCTGCAGCAGGCTCTGAGATCCTGTATTACTGGTCCCAACCATGACTCCCAATTCCTTTTGCTCACTGACACACAAAGCCCCCTGAAAGCCTGGCTGTGTCACACCCAGGTCACACACCCTGCAGCCCATCTCCAAGCACCACCAGCTTCTCTCCACCCTTAAGCTGTGTGCAATTATCTATTAAGACTTCATGGGACTTTTCTGAAGGTTATCAAGGCTGAATGCTGTGCAAGCCACATACAAATGCCACTTTTATTCTTTGCTAGTCGCAAGTTGACTTCTACCTCTAAAGCTAGGAATGATCTCTCCAATAAGTTCAGTCAAAAACCAGTTCCTACAGGATCATTTTTTTCAGGCTAAAATACTTGTGTCCCTTTTCTCACAGTAGAGTGAATTTATACTTGCTATCAAAATGACAAAGGTTGGTCAGCATTAGCATGTCACATACCAGCTTGTGAAAGAAGTCTTTAACTTTCACCTTGGAAAACTGAGGAGCGATTGTTTCTATTTTATGCTCTGTTTTAgctaaaacaaaaagaaaacaaaattaactttCTCTCAGCTATTAgttaaaagacattaaaatttatttttcttgcattccAAGCTAGATAGAAATTTCTCCTAAATTCTTGCCAGGCTGTAGAAAAACCTCATTTTGGTGGACAATTTGTAAGACAAATATCTGAATGGCCTTAAAAATAGCTTCGGATCTCACAGTAGCAACAcaggaaacttaaaaaaatccatccaCACAAAACTATGCTATTCCcctctttaatttatttttctttgagaagtaTTTAAAGCCAGCACTCATACTTTCCTCCTGcttccaaa
The Chiroxiphia lanceolata isolate bChiLan1 chromosome 13, bChiLan1.pri, whole genome shotgun sequence DNA segment above includes these coding regions:
- the FAAP24 gene encoding Fanconi anemia core complex-associated protein 24, with protein sequence MTTKANFPVTAGSVVVPYGHVIGNEKWRGSEVAQRLQGKVRLIFEDGLGLVDFHLSNRTCILYISEADLVAGDEFKRRLVRFRNASNLRGLVIVEKTQISDQYFSAVQKLVVLELGMVLLPVANQGEAAQLIVQLVREQSRDQGTNPFLRKQRPQLAEPALFQTAQHIPGVGKTKALLLLQHFGSIHRLCNASISELEQVVGQTAAQQIHTFLCS